One part of the Arachidicoccus terrestris genome encodes these proteins:
- a CDS encoding MFS transporter — protein MEVTAPSKKVVRGWAMYDWANSAYNLVITSTIFPVYYDALTAVKDVNGTVISRQIDFLGWHVESGALYNYVIAAAYLVIAFLSPVLSSIADGRGNKKRFLQFFCYLGALACCLLYFFTRERLVLGLGACIIAAIGYCGSLVFYNAYLPEIAPIELQDKVSARGFAYGYVGSVLLQIVCFALVLIKPFGISDGLAARLSFLLVGLWWLGFAQITFKALPGKNPAAGKNVTLWNNGLRELKKVLSEVRKMPVLKRYLIAFFFYSMGVQTVMLAATLFGRQELGLKATQLIGCILVIQLVAIGGAQMMAWLSGRFGNIKVLSFVVLVWIFICVMAYFIQTAMGYYVVATLVGIVMGGIQALSRSTYSKLMPATNDTASYFSLYDVTEKVAIVLGTFSFGLIQQLTGSMRYSTLALAIFFLIGLVALGTLRKAYPYKD, from the coding sequence ATGGAAGTAACTGCACCTTCGAAGAAAGTGGTCCGGGGCTGGGCCATGTACGACTGGGCCAATAGCGCCTATAATTTAGTAATTACTTCCACGATTTTTCCCGTGTATTATGATGCGTTAACCGCTGTTAAAGACGTGAATGGAACAGTCATCAGTCGTCAGATTGATTTTTTGGGCTGGCATGTAGAGAGTGGAGCGCTATATAATTATGTGATTGCTGCCGCCTATCTGGTAATTGCCTTTTTATCACCCGTTCTTTCGTCTATTGCGGACGGCCGGGGGAATAAGAAAAGGTTTCTTCAGTTTTTTTGTTATCTAGGCGCTTTAGCCTGTTGCCTTTTATATTTTTTTACTAGGGAACGTTTGGTACTCGGGCTGGGGGCGTGTATCATAGCCGCGATCGGCTATTGCGGATCTCTGGTGTTTTATAATGCCTATCTACCAGAGATTGCGCCGATAGAATTGCAGGATAAAGTCAGTGCCAGGGGCTTTGCCTACGGATATGTTGGTAGTGTATTGCTGCAGATTGTCTGTTTTGCACTAGTGCTCATCAAACCGTTCGGGATATCTGACGGATTGGCAGCGCGGCTTTCCTTTTTACTGGTGGGCCTTTGGTGGTTGGGTTTTGCGCAAATTACTTTTAAGGCTTTGCCGGGTAAAAATCCAGCTGCCGGTAAAAATGTTACCCTATGGAATAACGGACTCCGGGAATTGAAAAAAGTGCTTTCGGAGGTCAGGAAGATGCCTGTGCTCAAGCGTTATCTCATCGCGTTTTTCTTTTACAGCATGGGCGTGCAAACGGTGATGCTGGCCGCCACTTTATTTGGTCGACAGGAGCTCGGTTTGAAAGCCACACAATTGATCGGCTGCATACTGGTCATACAACTGGTTGCGATAGGTGGGGCGCAGATGATGGCTTGGCTGTCCGGTAGGTTTGGCAACATAAAGGTCTTGTCATTTGTTGTGTTGGTCTGGATATTTATATGCGTCATGGCTTATTTTATCCAGACCGCAATGGGGTATTATGTTGTTGCCACACTGGTAGGCATTGTCATGGGAGGGATACAGGCACTCAGCCGATCTACTTATTCGAAATTGATGCCTGCCACCAATGATACTGCTTCATATTTTAGCCTTTATGATGTTACTGAAAAGGTTGCTATTGTATTGGGAACCTTTAGCTTCGGACTTATCCAACAGCTTACCGGTAGTATGCGGTATTCGACGTTGGCTCTGGCCATATTTTTTCTCATTGGATTGGTAGCATTAGGGACACTTAGAAAAGCATACCCTTACAAAGATTAG
- a CDS encoding undecaprenyl-diphosphate phosphatase: protein MDYLQAVILGIIEGLTEFLPVSSTGHLIIGSALLGIDPGDQFVQLFNVAIQLGTILSVVVLYFKRFFKSLDFYYKLFVAFIPAVVLGLLFNEQIERFLGNVTIVAVCLLLGGIFLLFIEKLFKHPKLDDADQVPYRSAFKVGIWQCLAMIPGVSRSAASIIGGMQQKMTKKAAAEFSFFLAVPTMFGATAKKLYDFYKAGFEVSAHQWGLLGVGNLVGFIVAIIAIKSFIGFVTRHGFKAFGIYRIIVGLVILVLIFSGHSLQMV, encoded by the coding sequence ATGGATTATCTACAGGCCGTTATTCTTGGAATTATTGAAGGGTTGACCGAATTCTTACCAGTTTCATCTACCGGGCATTTAATCATTGGCAGCGCTTTATTGGGAATCGATCCGGGAGATCAGTTTGTACAGCTTTTTAATGTTGCGATTCAGTTGGGGACCATATTATCAGTAGTGGTATTGTATTTTAAACGCTTTTTTAAATCTCTGGATTTTTATTATAAATTGTTTGTAGCCTTTATTCCCGCTGTTGTTTTGGGACTCCTATTTAATGAACAGATTGAAAGGTTCCTCGGTAATGTGACCATTGTCGCTGTTTGTTTACTACTGGGTGGTATTTTCTTACTGTTTATTGAAAAGCTCTTTAAGCATCCTAAACTGGATGATGCGGATCAAGTACCGTATAGAAGCGCATTTAAGGTCGGTATCTGGCAATGCCTGGCGATGATACCAGGCGTCAGCAGAAGTGCCGCTAGCATCATTGGCGGAATGCAACAAAAGATGACGAAGAAAGCTGCGGCAGAATTTTCCTTCTTTTTAGCGGTGCCAACGATGTTTGGAGCTACTGCTAAAAAGCTTTATGACTTTTACAAAGCCGGCTTTGAGGTGAGTGCGCATCAATGGGGGTTGCTGGGCGTGGGGAACCTTGTTGGGTTTATTGTTGCCATTATTGCGATTAAGTCCTTTATCGGATTTGTAACCAGACACGGTTTTAAGGCGTTTGGGATCTATCGTATTATTGTTGGATTGGTAATTCTGGTTCTGATTTTTTCCGGCCATAGCCTGCAGATGGTATAA
- a CDS encoding DNA polymerase III subunit gamma/tau: MDNFVVSARKYRPQTFDTVVGQGHITTTLKNAIKNGQLAHAFLFCGPRGVGKTTCARILAKTINCENLQSSGEACDVCPSCKRFNEGTSLNIHELDAASNNSVDDIRALVEQVRFAPQAGKYKVYIVDEVHMLSSSAFNAFLKTLEEPPSYAIFILATTEKHKILPTILSRCQIFDFKRITNQDTVGHLQDIATKEHIDTEKAALQLIAQKSDGCMRDSLSILDKIVSFTNGEVTYQNTLEHLNILDDEYYFQLLDSLVIQDMAGALLLYDQINKKGFEGDLVLNGFAGFIRNLLVCQQPKALSLLDVVEALQPKYQEMASKVAPSFLISALNILNQAEVEYKMARNKRLHVEMALIKLNFLQQAIELAVEDQGKVVKKKQIDGPIAYRERVIAGFGAGTKKAAASVEIAKPTAQKSSPDNGSSLHIEPPLRPRPAAPEKITTTPDTRTEADIRRQDQVMAPTEPRPLEHKLEGSTGNTLTRPSKKNLLDAIKAKVGREYEVKEVENPEPLTMEKLQPLWDEFADSLLAQGKHSASNTFNAAILTIQSDELFQIEVQAVTQKKIIEHEKMILLDYLQKHFKNRLLTFTLYVPPSAMEVKLPPSSRERFDAMVQKNGALLALKNQLKLNLDY, from the coding sequence ATGGATAATTTTGTAGTATCAGCCAGAAAATACCGTCCTCAGACTTTCGATACAGTTGTCGGTCAGGGACATATAACAACAACACTTAAAAATGCCATCAAAAACGGTCAGTTGGCACATGCGTTTTTGTTTTGCGGTCCGAGAGGCGTCGGAAAGACCACTTGTGCCCGTATTTTGGCCAAGACTATTAATTGCGAAAATCTCCAGTCTAGTGGAGAGGCATGTGACGTGTGCCCATCCTGTAAACGCTTTAATGAAGGTACCTCACTTAATATACACGAACTGGATGCGGCCAGCAATAACTCGGTAGATGATATCCGTGCTCTTGTAGAACAGGTGCGATTTGCACCTCAGGCCGGTAAATACAAAGTTTATATTGTGGATGAGGTTCACATGCTGAGTTCCAGTGCTTTCAACGCCTTTTTGAAGACTTTGGAAGAGCCTCCTTCTTATGCTATTTTCATTCTGGCAACAACAGAAAAACATAAGATTCTGCCCACCATCCTAAGTAGGTGTCAGATTTTTGATTTTAAGAGAATCACCAACCAGGATACAGTTGGGCATCTGCAAGATATTGCCACCAAGGAACATATTGACACGGAGAAGGCTGCGCTTCAGCTGATTGCTCAAAAAAGTGACGGTTGTATGCGTGACTCCCTGAGCATTCTGGATAAAATAGTCAGTTTTACCAATGGAGAAGTGACCTATCAGAACACACTGGAACATCTCAATATACTGGATGATGAATATTATTTTCAACTATTAGACAGTCTGGTCATCCAGGATATGGCAGGCGCATTACTGCTCTATGATCAGATTAATAAAAAAGGGTTTGAGGGAGATCTTGTTCTTAACGGATTTGCTGGTTTTATCAGGAACCTATTGGTATGTCAGCAACCTAAAGCATTGAGTTTACTGGATGTCGTCGAGGCACTGCAGCCGAAATACCAGGAAATGGCCTCAAAGGTAGCTCCTTCCTTTTTGATCAGTGCTCTTAATATACTCAATCAGGCAGAGGTTGAATATAAAATGGCCCGTAACAAAAGACTCCATGTAGAGATGGCGCTGATTAAACTTAATTTCCTGCAACAAGCCATTGAGTTGGCTGTGGAAGACCAAGGGAAGGTCGTAAAAAAAAAGCAGATTGATGGCCCTATAGCTTATAGGGAACGAGTAATCGCAGGCTTTGGAGCCGGCACAAAAAAAGCGGCCGCATCGGTTGAAATTGCAAAACCCACCGCTCAAAAAAGTTCCCCGGATAACGGGTCTTCATTACACATAGAACCGCCGTTACGGCCCAGGCCTGCCGCACCTGAAAAAATAACGACTACTCCCGACACACGAACAGAAGCTGACATACGGCGCCAGGATCAGGTAATGGCGCCAACAGAACCAAGACCCCTTGAACACAAGTTAGAAGGCAGTACCGGCAATACCCTTACCAGGCCCTCCAAAAAGAACTTGCTGGATGCTATTAAGGCGAAAGTTGGAAGAGAATATGAGGTTAAGGAGGTTGAAAATCCAGAACCGTTAACAATGGAAAAACTCCAACCTCTTTGGGATGAATTTGCGGACAGTCTGTTGGCTCAAGGTAAACATTCTGCGTCTAATACTTTTAATGCAGCGATACTAACCATTCAATCTGATGAACTCTTCCAGATCGAAGTACAGGCGGTGACGCAGAAAAAGATCATTGAACATGAAAAAATGATACTTCTCGATTATCTGCAGAAGCATTTTAAAAATCGGTTGCTGACGTTTACACTTTATGTGCCACCAAGTGCAATGGAGGTAAAGTTGCCCCCCAGCAGCAGAGAACGCTTTGATGCTATGGTGCAGAAAAACGGGGCATTGCTGGCGCTCAAAAATCAGTTAAAACTTAATTTAGATTATTAA